A single region of the Eleginops maclovinus isolate JMC-PN-2008 ecotype Puerto Natales chromosome 4, JC_Emac_rtc_rv5, whole genome shotgun sequence genome encodes:
- the cltrn gene encoding LOW QUALITY PROTEIN: collectrin (The sequence of the model RefSeq protein was modified relative to this genomic sequence to represent the inferred CDS: inserted 1 base in 1 codon): MEAMMFLLVCVSSAAAQLCAPDSPHSYKVRLSIKTALGDDAYVWNDSEMFLFXAMLAFAMRTAGDGQNYNVSNILVCDETPRVSFWFVVTSPLDQTLVDRGQVEEAVRKSRNRINSAFLLTDKTLEFLGIPPTLASPVPPDTPPWLIVFGVVMGAVGAGIVLLLVTSVLQKRRKKKKDQTGIEDDEEEPRVKENGAASDGVYNRSFSDDERLTQM, from the exons ATTCTCCACACAGCTACAAAGTGCGGCTCAGCATCAAAACGGCTCTGGGAGATGACGCT TACGTCTGGAATGACAGCGAGATGTTCCTTT AAGCTATGCTGGCTTTCGCCATGAGGACAGCGGGCGACGGGCAGAATTACAA CGTGTCCAACATCCTGGTTTGTGACGAGACGCCCCGAGTTTCCTTCTGGTTCGTCGTGACGTCTCCGCTCGACCAGACTCTGGTGGACCGAGGACAGGTGGAGGAGGCTGTGAG GAAGTCGAGGAACCGCATCAACAGTGCCTTCCTGCTGACGGATAAAACTCTGGAGTTCCTTGGTATCCCCCCCACCCTGGCATCCCCTGTGCCCCCCGACACCCCCCCGTGGCTGATCGTGTTCGGGGTGGTGATGGGGGCGGTGGGTGCCGGCATCGTCCTGCTGCTGGTGACCTCAGTGCTGCAGAAGAGACG gaagaagaagaaggatcaGACTGGAATtgaggatgatgaagaagagccTCGGGTGAAGGAGAACGGCGCTGCGAGCGACGGCGTTTACAACAGGTCCTTCTCAGACGACGAGCGACTCACACAGatgtga